A genome region from Ctenopharyngodon idella isolate HZGC_01 chromosome 5, HZGC01, whole genome shotgun sequence includes the following:
- the LOC127513177 gene encoding hemicentin-1 isoform X1, producing MKRASMSRPVWSSLQMLLLLSSSIRINPVVSELVFSILPEDGVGTLNSSLMLHCTVFDSGLKAPLPVKWERDDGILDSRIHQMANGSLYFPRLKEDDFGNYSCSAKRGNKQIQTTVMISKACLKDVFFHPQSMTTEEGRDVFLQCVSGDSFPSAQISWLKNGRVLTKGNQIQGQYGGGSQRKTSGTLHLANITKADQGIYICITHNPLLNISKESQAATLTVHGSNVDIKIIEGPQNVTVPVEMEAELHCFVEGFPIPTVQWFKDGRPLPNSSRWDLQKEGQVLIFQRVSSQDEGLYFCEARNEKEKVKSQPAYLLPAVMDWNFMLEPANLTVKKGESATLSCRPPHSRPQAQVSWFKNNRLLNPGLHYTADPNGDLLFHSVQETDSGLYFCRASNSLLKRALTSKKIFLDVLEPPSVTIWPTVVTSRVGAEVTIHCQVLGQPAPLIRWSKQGQSVQTGGKIIMGLRNTTLYISSVRKYDEGYYTCTASNTLGHDEKTMTLRVAVKPVIVSFIASLTVSEGSPVSLPCRAVGDYPVKYTWIRTALIQNSPQLTGPKSLVSLPQQIHIDDNGTLVISNIHRSDSGEYQCTAENRVGQDVRSAIISVTADSDVPRDKEALSKTIITTVPESEQELFTNSFLHGSNNTEMNESLLQTTEDYTKISLLNAFVEDSPTFLNPESTQDTTEFISLKPTGISIGSNEIIKQPIQTQNPTAVPAKPTPNLHHQETFIQDTHPHIQPMDQVTKPPLMNPNANSPLPADSYSQIKNIQSFSQKTAQSSSGQTQTPGLNVMDVDNFTASAPLEKHQNKSQSIKQSGGMKSSVTNDTELVESLKKNTSQAPMRTTDNNNREKEKSQTWLPVIEKHDIPIVVGVGISLAFIFIAMAFYSLVQKNDPTAVPTGRAALRGICGPCRHGERLVMERTYDNKAFEDDNLVAVIEQSPNTSETRALPTESSPSTLMMEPPSDEVQEGVQSTQDLPVIVETHPEPREEDQLETIFEEGKVSPSPHSDIQLQCMEDWRSREFEPCQDAPSPPPANPAPAQEEGLRSSLTLQTTDPSSTPVRHSINISHGLSPLLLSHCVSLGMTSVAVDVHFYPSAPGQQVNTRLEHELSAPSASHSK from the exons ATGAAGAGGGCTAGCATGTCTCGTCCTGTATGGAGTTCACTTCAGATGCTCCTCCTTCTGTCCTCTTCCATCAGGATAAATCCTGTTGTGTCTGAATTAG TATTTTCAATTTTACCTGAAGATGGCGTTGGGACTTTAAACAGCTCTCTGATGCTGCACTGCACAGTGTTTGACTCTGGCCTAAAGGCTCCTCTACCAGTGAAATGGGAGAGAGACGATGGTATTCTGGACAGCAGGATTCATCAAATGGCCAATGGCTCACTTTACTTTCCCCGCTTAAAAGAAGACGACTTTGGAAACTATTCATGCAGTGCAAAGAGAGGGAACAAGCAGATTCAGACCACTGTCATGATCAGCAAAGCAT gcCTGAAAGATGTGTTCTTTCACCCTCAGTCCATGACAACTGAAGAGGGACGTGATGTTTTTCTTCAGTGTGTTTCTGGTGATAGTTTTCCTTCTGCTCAGATTTCATGGTTAAAAAATGGCAGAGTTCTTACCAAAGGAAACCAGATTCAG GGACAGTATGGAGGAGGGAGTCAGAGGAAGACTTCAGGCACTTTGCACTTGGCTAACATCACCAAAGCAGACCAAGGAATATATATCTGTATCACCCACAATCCTCTGCTGAACATAAGCAAGGAGAGTCAAGCAGCAACTCTGACAGTACATG GTTCCAACGTAGACATAAAGATTATTGAGGGCCCACAAAATGTCACTGTACCTGTTGAAATGGAAGCGGAACTCCACTGCTTTGTTGAAGGCTTTCCCATTCCCACAGTGCAGTGGTTTAAAGATGGACGTCCATTACCCAATTCTTCTAGATGGGATCTGCAGAAGGAAGGACAAGTTCTGAtttttca AAGAGTTTCGTCACAAGATGAGGGGCTGTATTTCTGTGAAGCCCGCAATGAGAAGGAGAAAGTGAAATCCCAACCAGCCTACCTACTACCTGCAG TTATGGATTGGAACTTTATGCTTGAACCTGCCAACCTAACAGTGAAGAAGGGTGAATCTGCGACTCTTTCCTGTAGGCCTCCTCACAGCAGACCCCAAGCACAAGTGTCCTGGTTTAAGAACAACAGACTCCTCAACCCAGGACTGCATTATACTGCTGATCCTAATGGAGACCTGCTCTTCCACAG TGTACAAGAGACAGAcagtggattgtatttctgcaGAGCATCTAATTCCCTTCTCAAAAGGGCTCTCACCTCGAAAAAAATCTTCCTGGATGTTCTTG AACCTCCATCCGTGACTATCTGGCCAACAGTGGTAACATCTCGTGTAGGAGCTGAAGTGACGATTCACTGCCAAGTGTTAGGACAACCTGCTCCTTTAATCAGGTGGTCAAAGCAAGGCCAATCTGTCCAAACTGGAGGCAAAATTATCATGGG GTTAAGAAATACAACTCTCTACATTTCATCAGTGAGAAAGTATGATGAAGGATATTACACATGCACAGCCTCCAATACACTGGGTCACGATGAGAAAACCATGACTCTTCGAGTTGCTG tgAAACCAGTCATTGTTTCCTTCATTGCATCACTCACTGTCTCAGAGGGATCTCCTGTTAGTCTTCCTTGTCGAGCCGTGGGAGATTATCCTGTCAAATACACTTGGATTAGAACAGCATTGATACAAAATTCACCACAACTGACTGGTCCAAAGTCTCTGGTCTCACTCCCACAACAGATTCACATTGATG aTAATGGGACATTGGTCATCTCAAACATTCACCGGTCTGATTCAGGAGAGTACCAGTGCACTGCAGAAAACAGAGTCGGTCAGGATGTGAGAAGTGCCATTATATCTGTAACTG CTGACTCTGATGTCCCACGTGATAAAGAAGCACTGAGTAAAACGATTATAACCACT GTTCCAGAGAGTGAGCAAGAATTATTTACTAATTCCTTTTTGCATGGTTCAAACAATACAGAGATGAATGAATCCCTTCTGCAGACAACTGAAGATTATACAAAGATATCTT TGTTAAATGCTTTTGTGGAGGACTCACCCACATTCTTGAATCCTGAATCTACCCAGGACACTACAGAATTTATTTCACTTAAGCCAACTGGCATTAGCATAGGAAGCAATGAGATCATTAAACAACCCATACAAACACAAAATCCAACTGCTGTGCCCGCCAAACCTACACCAAACCTACACCATCAAGAGACTTTTATACAGGATACTCATCCACATATCCAACCAATGGACCAGGTCACTAAACCTCCACTAATGAATCCAAATGCAAACAGCCCCTTGCCAGCAGACTCATATTCccaaattaaaaacattcagaGCTTTTCCCAGAAAACTGCCCAGTCCTCAAGCGGACAAACTCAGACTCCAGGCTTAAATGTAATGGATGTGGACAACTTCACCGCCTCAGCCCCTTTGGAAAAGcatcaaaataagagtcaaagcattaaacagtctgGAGGTATGAAGTCATCGGTGACAAATGACACAGAACTAGTTGAATCACTCAAGAAAAACACCTCACAGGCCCCTATGAGGACCACTGACAATAATAACAG AGAAAAGGAGAAATCTCAAACTTGGTTGCCTGTGATTGAGAAACATGACATTCCCATTGTGGTTGGAGTAGGTATTTCCTTGGCATTTATCTTCATTGCCATGGCCTTTTATTCTCTGGTTCAGAAAAATGATCCTACAGCTGTACCTACAGGGAGAGCag CTCTGAGGGGTATATGTGGGCCTTGCAGACATGGGGAACGTCTTGTGATGGAAAGGACATATGATAACAA AGCATTTGAGGATGATAATTTGGTGGCTGTTATTGAGCAAAGCCCCAACACATCAGAGACCAGAGCACTCCCAACAGAAAGCAGCCCATCCACCTTGATGATGGAGCCACCATCAGATGAAGTGCAAGAGGGTGTCCAGTCCACCCAGGACCTGCCAGTTATTGTGGAGACTCACCCGGAGCCTAGAGAGGAGGACCAG CTGGAGACTATATTTGAGGAGGGGAAGGTCTCTCCCTCACCACATTCTGACATTCAGCTGCAGTGCATGGAGGACTGGAGAAGCAGAGAGTTTGAACCATGTCAAGACGCTCCCTCACCTCCTCCAGCCAATCCAGCACCTGCCCAGGAAGAGGGTCTGCGGTCTTCCCTGACCCTCCAGACCACCGATCCCTCCTCAACTCCTGTGCGCCACAGCATCAATATCTCCCACGGTCTCTCTCCCCTCCTGCTGTCCCACTGCGTGTCGCTGGGCATGACCTCTGTGGCTGTGGATGTGCACTTCTACCCTTCGGCCCCAGGCCAGCAGGTGAACACAAGGCTGGAGCATGAACTGTCTGCACCCTCTGCTAGCCACAGTAAATAA
- the LOC127513177 gene encoding uncharacterized protein LOC127513177 isoform X4: protein MNESLLQTTEDYTKISLLNAFVEDSPTFLNPESTQDTTEFISLKPTGISIGSNEIIKQPIQTQNPTAVPAKPTPNLHHQETFIQDTHPHIQPMDQVTKPPLMNPNANSPLPADSYSQIKNIQSFSQKTAQSSSGQTQTPGLNVMDVDNFTASAPLEKHQNKSQSIKQSGGMKSSVTNDTELVESLKKNTSQAPMRTTDNNNREKEKSQTWLPVIEKHDIPIVVGVGISLAFIFIAMAFYSLVQKNDPTAVPTGRAALRGICGPCRHGERLVMERTYDNKAFEDDNLVAVIEQSPNTSETRALPTESSPSTLMMEPPSDEVQEGVQSTQDLPVIVETHPEPREEDQLETIFEEGKVSPSPHSDIQLQCMEDWRSREFEPCQDAPSPPPANPAPAQEEGLRSSLTLQTTDPSSTPVRHSINISHGLSPLLLSHCVSLGMTSVAVDVHFYPSAPGQQVNTRLEHELSAPSASHSK from the exons ATGAATGAATCCCTTCTGCAGACAACTGAAGATTATACAAAGATATCTT TGTTAAATGCTTTTGTGGAGGACTCACCCACATTCTTGAATCCTGAATCTACCCAGGACACTACAGAATTTATTTCACTTAAGCCAACTGGCATTAGCATAGGAAGCAATGAGATCATTAAACAACCCATACAAACACAAAATCCAACTGCTGTGCCCGCCAAACCTACACCAAACCTACACCATCAAGAGACTTTTATACAGGATACTCATCCACATATCCAACCAATGGACCAGGTCACTAAACCTCCACTAATGAATCCAAATGCAAACAGCCCCTTGCCAGCAGACTCATATTCccaaattaaaaacattcagaGCTTTTCCCAGAAAACTGCCCAGTCCTCAAGCGGACAAACTCAGACTCCAGGCTTAAATGTAATGGATGTGGACAACTTCACCGCCTCAGCCCCTTTGGAAAAGcatcaaaataagagtcaaagcattaaacagtctgGAGGTATGAAGTCATCGGTGACAAATGACACAGAACTAGTTGAATCACTCAAGAAAAACACCTCACAGGCCCCTATGAGGACCACTGACAATAATAACAG AGAAAAGGAGAAATCTCAAACTTGGTTGCCTGTGATTGAGAAACATGACATTCCCATTGTGGTTGGAGTAGGTATTTCCTTGGCATTTATCTTCATTGCCATGGCCTTTTATTCTCTGGTTCAGAAAAATGATCCTACAGCTGTACCTACAGGGAGAGCag CTCTGAGGGGTATATGTGGGCCTTGCAGACATGGGGAACGTCTTGTGATGGAAAGGACATATGATAACAA AGCATTTGAGGATGATAATTTGGTGGCTGTTATTGAGCAAAGCCCCAACACATCAGAGACCAGAGCACTCCCAACAGAAAGCAGCCCATCCACCTTGATGATGGAGCCACCATCAGATGAAGTGCAAGAGGGTGTCCAGTCCACCCAGGACCTGCCAGTTATTGTGGAGACTCACCCGGAGCCTAGAGAGGAGGACCAG CTGGAGACTATATTTGAGGAGGGGAAGGTCTCTCCCTCACCACATTCTGACATTCAGCTGCAGTGCATGGAGGACTGGAGAAGCAGAGAGTTTGAACCATGTCAAGACGCTCCCTCACCTCCTCCAGCCAATCCAGCACCTGCCCAGGAAGAGGGTCTGCGGTCTTCCCTGACCCTCCAGACCACCGATCCCTCCTCAACTCCTGTGCGCCACAGCATCAATATCTCCCACGGTCTCTCTCCCCTCCTGCTGTCCCACTGCGTGTCGCTGGGCATGACCTCTGTGGCTGTGGATGTGCACTTCTACCCTTCGGCCCCAGGCCAGCAGGTGAACACAAGGCTGGAGCATGAACTGTCTGCACCCTCTGCTAGCCACAGTAAATAA
- the LOC127513177 gene encoding uncharacterized protein LOC127513177 isoform X3 gives MGLRNTTLYISSVRKYDEGYYTCTASNTLGHDEKTMTLRVAVKPVIVSFIASLTVSEGSPVSLPCRAVGDYPVKYTWIRTALIQNSPQLTGPKSLVSLPQQIHIDDNGTLVISNIHRSDSGEYQCTAENRVGQDVRSAIISVTADSDVPRDKEALSKTIITTVPESEQELFTNSFLHGSNNTEMNESLLQTTEDYTKISLLNAFVEDSPTFLNPESTQDTTEFISLKPTGISIGSNEIIKQPIQTQNPTAVPAKPTPNLHHQETFIQDTHPHIQPMDQVTKPPLMNPNANSPLPADSYSQIKNIQSFSQKTAQSSSGQTQTPGLNVMDVDNFTASAPLEKHQNKSQSIKQSGGMKSSVTNDTELVESLKKNTSQAPMRTTDNNNREKEKSQTWLPVIEKHDIPIVVGVGISLAFIFIAMAFYSLVQKNDPTAVPTGRAALRGICGPCRHGERLVMERTYDNKAFEDDNLVAVIEQSPNTSETRALPTESSPSTLMMEPPSDEVQEGVQSTQDLPVIVETHPEPREEDQLETIFEEGKVSPSPHSDIQLQCMEDWRSREFEPCQDAPSPPPANPAPAQEEGLRSSLTLQTTDPSSTPVRHSINISHGLSPLLLSHCVSLGMTSVAVDVHFYPSAPGQQVNTRLEHELSAPSASHSK, from the exons ATGGG GTTAAGAAATACAACTCTCTACATTTCATCAGTGAGAAAGTATGATGAAGGATATTACACATGCACAGCCTCCAATACACTGGGTCACGATGAGAAAACCATGACTCTTCGAGTTGCTG tgAAACCAGTCATTGTTTCCTTCATTGCATCACTCACTGTCTCAGAGGGATCTCCTGTTAGTCTTCCTTGTCGAGCCGTGGGAGATTATCCTGTCAAATACACTTGGATTAGAACAGCATTGATACAAAATTCACCACAACTGACTGGTCCAAAGTCTCTGGTCTCACTCCCACAACAGATTCACATTGATG aTAATGGGACATTGGTCATCTCAAACATTCACCGGTCTGATTCAGGAGAGTACCAGTGCACTGCAGAAAACAGAGTCGGTCAGGATGTGAGAAGTGCCATTATATCTGTAACTG CTGACTCTGATGTCCCACGTGATAAAGAAGCACTGAGTAAAACGATTATAACCACT GTTCCAGAGAGTGAGCAAGAATTATTTACTAATTCCTTTTTGCATGGTTCAAACAATACAGAGATGAATGAATCCCTTCTGCAGACAACTGAAGATTATACAAAGATATCTT TGTTAAATGCTTTTGTGGAGGACTCACCCACATTCTTGAATCCTGAATCTACCCAGGACACTACAGAATTTATTTCACTTAAGCCAACTGGCATTAGCATAGGAAGCAATGAGATCATTAAACAACCCATACAAACACAAAATCCAACTGCTGTGCCCGCCAAACCTACACCAAACCTACACCATCAAGAGACTTTTATACAGGATACTCATCCACATATCCAACCAATGGACCAGGTCACTAAACCTCCACTAATGAATCCAAATGCAAACAGCCCCTTGCCAGCAGACTCATATTCccaaattaaaaacattcagaGCTTTTCCCAGAAAACTGCCCAGTCCTCAAGCGGACAAACTCAGACTCCAGGCTTAAATGTAATGGATGTGGACAACTTCACCGCCTCAGCCCCTTTGGAAAAGcatcaaaataagagtcaaagcattaaacagtctgGAGGTATGAAGTCATCGGTGACAAATGACACAGAACTAGTTGAATCACTCAAGAAAAACACCTCACAGGCCCCTATGAGGACCACTGACAATAATAACAG AGAAAAGGAGAAATCTCAAACTTGGTTGCCTGTGATTGAGAAACATGACATTCCCATTGTGGTTGGAGTAGGTATTTCCTTGGCATTTATCTTCATTGCCATGGCCTTTTATTCTCTGGTTCAGAAAAATGATCCTACAGCTGTACCTACAGGGAGAGCag CTCTGAGGGGTATATGTGGGCCTTGCAGACATGGGGAACGTCTTGTGATGGAAAGGACATATGATAACAA AGCATTTGAGGATGATAATTTGGTGGCTGTTATTGAGCAAAGCCCCAACACATCAGAGACCAGAGCACTCCCAACAGAAAGCAGCCCATCCACCTTGATGATGGAGCCACCATCAGATGAAGTGCAAGAGGGTGTCCAGTCCACCCAGGACCTGCCAGTTATTGTGGAGACTCACCCGGAGCCTAGAGAGGAGGACCAG CTGGAGACTATATTTGAGGAGGGGAAGGTCTCTCCCTCACCACATTCTGACATTCAGCTGCAGTGCATGGAGGACTGGAGAAGCAGAGAGTTTGAACCATGTCAAGACGCTCCCTCACCTCCTCCAGCCAATCCAGCACCTGCCCAGGAAGAGGGTCTGCGGTCTTCCCTGACCCTCCAGACCACCGATCCCTCCTCAACTCCTGTGCGCCACAGCATCAATATCTCCCACGGTCTCTCTCCCCTCCTGCTGTCCCACTGCGTGTCGCTGGGCATGACCTCTGTGGCTGTGGATGTGCACTTCTACCCTTCGGCCCCAGGCCAGCAGGTGAACACAAGGCTGGAGCATGAACTGTCTGCACCCTCTGCTAGCCACAGTAAATAA
- the LOC127513177 gene encoding hemicentin-1 isoform X2 codes for MKRASMSRPVWSSLQMLLLLSSSIRINPVVSELVFSILPEDGVGTLNSSLMLHCTVFDSGLKAPLPVKWERDDGILDSRIHQMANGSLYFPRLKEDDFGNYSCSAKRGNKQIQTTVMISKACLKDVFFHPQSMTTEEGRDVFLQCVSGDSFPSAQISWLKNGRVLTKGNQIQGQYGGGSQRKTSGTLHLANITKADQGIYICITHNPLLNISKESQAATLTVHGSNVDIKIIEGPQNVTVPVEMEAELHCFVEGFPIPTVQWFKDGRPLPNSSRWDLQKEGQVLIFQVSSQDEGLYFCEARNEKEKVKSQPAYLLPAVMDWNFMLEPANLTVKKGESATLSCRPPHSRPQAQVSWFKNNRLLNPGLHYTADPNGDLLFHSVQETDSGLYFCRASNSLLKRALTSKKIFLDVLEPPSVTIWPTVVTSRVGAEVTIHCQVLGQPAPLIRWSKQGQSVQTGGKIIMGLRNTTLYISSVRKYDEGYYTCTASNTLGHDEKTMTLRVAVKPVIVSFIASLTVSEGSPVSLPCRAVGDYPVKYTWIRTALIQNSPQLTGPKSLVSLPQQIHIDDNGTLVISNIHRSDSGEYQCTAENRVGQDVRSAIISVTADSDVPRDKEALSKTIITTVPESEQELFTNSFLHGSNNTEMNESLLQTTEDYTKISLLNAFVEDSPTFLNPESTQDTTEFISLKPTGISIGSNEIIKQPIQTQNPTAVPAKPTPNLHHQETFIQDTHPHIQPMDQVTKPPLMNPNANSPLPADSYSQIKNIQSFSQKTAQSSSGQTQTPGLNVMDVDNFTASAPLEKHQNKSQSIKQSGGMKSSVTNDTELVESLKKNTSQAPMRTTDNNNREKEKSQTWLPVIEKHDIPIVVGVGISLAFIFIAMAFYSLVQKNDPTAVPTGRAALRGICGPCRHGERLVMERTYDNKAFEDDNLVAVIEQSPNTSETRALPTESSPSTLMMEPPSDEVQEGVQSTQDLPVIVETHPEPREEDQLETIFEEGKVSPSPHSDIQLQCMEDWRSREFEPCQDAPSPPPANPAPAQEEGLRSSLTLQTTDPSSTPVRHSINISHGLSPLLLSHCVSLGMTSVAVDVHFYPSAPGQQVNTRLEHELSAPSASHSK; via the exons ATGAAGAGGGCTAGCATGTCTCGTCCTGTATGGAGTTCACTTCAGATGCTCCTCCTTCTGTCCTCTTCCATCAGGATAAATCCTGTTGTGTCTGAATTAG TATTTTCAATTTTACCTGAAGATGGCGTTGGGACTTTAAACAGCTCTCTGATGCTGCACTGCACAGTGTTTGACTCTGGCCTAAAGGCTCCTCTACCAGTGAAATGGGAGAGAGACGATGGTATTCTGGACAGCAGGATTCATCAAATGGCCAATGGCTCACTTTACTTTCCCCGCTTAAAAGAAGACGACTTTGGAAACTATTCATGCAGTGCAAAGAGAGGGAACAAGCAGATTCAGACCACTGTCATGATCAGCAAAGCAT gcCTGAAAGATGTGTTCTTTCACCCTCAGTCCATGACAACTGAAGAGGGACGTGATGTTTTTCTTCAGTGTGTTTCTGGTGATAGTTTTCCTTCTGCTCAGATTTCATGGTTAAAAAATGGCAGAGTTCTTACCAAAGGAAACCAGATTCAG GGACAGTATGGAGGAGGGAGTCAGAGGAAGACTTCAGGCACTTTGCACTTGGCTAACATCACCAAAGCAGACCAAGGAATATATATCTGTATCACCCACAATCCTCTGCTGAACATAAGCAAGGAGAGTCAAGCAGCAACTCTGACAGTACATG GTTCCAACGTAGACATAAAGATTATTGAGGGCCCACAAAATGTCACTGTACCTGTTGAAATGGAAGCGGAACTCCACTGCTTTGTTGAAGGCTTTCCCATTCCCACAGTGCAGTGGTTTAAAGATGGACGTCCATTACCCAATTCTTCTAGATGGGATCTGCAGAAGGAAGGACAAGTTCTGAtttttca AGTTTCGTCACAAGATGAGGGGCTGTATTTCTGTGAAGCCCGCAATGAGAAGGAGAAAGTGAAATCCCAACCAGCCTACCTACTACCTGCAG TTATGGATTGGAACTTTATGCTTGAACCTGCCAACCTAACAGTGAAGAAGGGTGAATCTGCGACTCTTTCCTGTAGGCCTCCTCACAGCAGACCCCAAGCACAAGTGTCCTGGTTTAAGAACAACAGACTCCTCAACCCAGGACTGCATTATACTGCTGATCCTAATGGAGACCTGCTCTTCCACAG TGTACAAGAGACAGAcagtggattgtatttctgcaGAGCATCTAATTCCCTTCTCAAAAGGGCTCTCACCTCGAAAAAAATCTTCCTGGATGTTCTTG AACCTCCATCCGTGACTATCTGGCCAACAGTGGTAACATCTCGTGTAGGAGCTGAAGTGACGATTCACTGCCAAGTGTTAGGACAACCTGCTCCTTTAATCAGGTGGTCAAAGCAAGGCCAATCTGTCCAAACTGGAGGCAAAATTATCATGGG GTTAAGAAATACAACTCTCTACATTTCATCAGTGAGAAAGTATGATGAAGGATATTACACATGCACAGCCTCCAATACACTGGGTCACGATGAGAAAACCATGACTCTTCGAGTTGCTG tgAAACCAGTCATTGTTTCCTTCATTGCATCACTCACTGTCTCAGAGGGATCTCCTGTTAGTCTTCCTTGTCGAGCCGTGGGAGATTATCCTGTCAAATACACTTGGATTAGAACAGCATTGATACAAAATTCACCACAACTGACTGGTCCAAAGTCTCTGGTCTCACTCCCACAACAGATTCACATTGATG aTAATGGGACATTGGTCATCTCAAACATTCACCGGTCTGATTCAGGAGAGTACCAGTGCACTGCAGAAAACAGAGTCGGTCAGGATGTGAGAAGTGCCATTATATCTGTAACTG CTGACTCTGATGTCCCACGTGATAAAGAAGCACTGAGTAAAACGATTATAACCACT GTTCCAGAGAGTGAGCAAGAATTATTTACTAATTCCTTTTTGCATGGTTCAAACAATACAGAGATGAATGAATCCCTTCTGCAGACAACTGAAGATTATACAAAGATATCTT TGTTAAATGCTTTTGTGGAGGACTCACCCACATTCTTGAATCCTGAATCTACCCAGGACACTACAGAATTTATTTCACTTAAGCCAACTGGCATTAGCATAGGAAGCAATGAGATCATTAAACAACCCATACAAACACAAAATCCAACTGCTGTGCCCGCCAAACCTACACCAAACCTACACCATCAAGAGACTTTTATACAGGATACTCATCCACATATCCAACCAATGGACCAGGTCACTAAACCTCCACTAATGAATCCAAATGCAAACAGCCCCTTGCCAGCAGACTCATATTCccaaattaaaaacattcagaGCTTTTCCCAGAAAACTGCCCAGTCCTCAAGCGGACAAACTCAGACTCCAGGCTTAAATGTAATGGATGTGGACAACTTCACCGCCTCAGCCCCTTTGGAAAAGcatcaaaataagagtcaaagcattaaacagtctgGAGGTATGAAGTCATCGGTGACAAATGACACAGAACTAGTTGAATCACTCAAGAAAAACACCTCACAGGCCCCTATGAGGACCACTGACAATAATAACAG AGAAAAGGAGAAATCTCAAACTTGGTTGCCTGTGATTGAGAAACATGACATTCCCATTGTGGTTGGAGTAGGTATTTCCTTGGCATTTATCTTCATTGCCATGGCCTTTTATTCTCTGGTTCAGAAAAATGATCCTACAGCTGTACCTACAGGGAGAGCag CTCTGAGGGGTATATGTGGGCCTTGCAGACATGGGGAACGTCTTGTGATGGAAAGGACATATGATAACAA AGCATTTGAGGATGATAATTTGGTGGCTGTTATTGAGCAAAGCCCCAACACATCAGAGACCAGAGCACTCCCAACAGAAAGCAGCCCATCCACCTTGATGATGGAGCCACCATCAGATGAAGTGCAAGAGGGTGTCCAGTCCACCCAGGACCTGCCAGTTATTGTGGAGACTCACCCGGAGCCTAGAGAGGAGGACCAG CTGGAGACTATATTTGAGGAGGGGAAGGTCTCTCCCTCACCACATTCTGACATTCAGCTGCAGTGCATGGAGGACTGGAGAAGCAGAGAGTTTGAACCATGTCAAGACGCTCCCTCACCTCCTCCAGCCAATCCAGCACCTGCCCAGGAAGAGGGTCTGCGGTCTTCCCTGACCCTCCAGACCACCGATCCCTCCTCAACTCCTGTGCGCCACAGCATCAATATCTCCCACGGTCTCTCTCCCCTCCTGCTGTCCCACTGCGTGTCGCTGGGCATGACCTCTGTGGCTGTGGATGTGCACTTCTACCCTTCGGCCCCAGGCCAGCAGGTGAACACAAGGCTGGAGCATGAACTGTCTGCACCCTCTGCTAGCCACAGTAAATAA
- the LOC127513177 gene encoding uncharacterized protein LOC127513177 isoform X5 encodes MAFYSLVQKNDPTAVPTGRAALRGICGPCRHGERLVMERTYDNKAFEDDNLVAVIEQSPNTSETRALPTESSPSTLMMEPPSDEVQEGVQSTQDLPVIVETHPEPREEDQLETIFEEGKVSPSPHSDIQLQCMEDWRSREFEPCQDAPSPPPANPAPAQEEGLRSSLTLQTTDPSSTPVRHSINISHGLSPLLLSHCVSLGMTSVAVDVHFYPSAPGQQVNTRLEHELSAPSASHSK; translated from the exons ATGGCCTTTTATTCTCTGGTTCAGAAAAATGATCCTACAGCTGTACCTACAGGGAGAGCag CTCTGAGGGGTATATGTGGGCCTTGCAGACATGGGGAACGTCTTGTGATGGAAAGGACATATGATAACAA AGCATTTGAGGATGATAATTTGGTGGCTGTTATTGAGCAAAGCCCCAACACATCAGAGACCAGAGCACTCCCAACAGAAAGCAGCCCATCCACCTTGATGATGGAGCCACCATCAGATGAAGTGCAAGAGGGTGTCCAGTCCACCCAGGACCTGCCAGTTATTGTGGAGACTCACCCGGAGCCTAGAGAGGAGGACCAG CTGGAGACTATATTTGAGGAGGGGAAGGTCTCTCCCTCACCACATTCTGACATTCAGCTGCAGTGCATGGAGGACTGGAGAAGCAGAGAGTTTGAACCATGTCAAGACGCTCCCTCACCTCCTCCAGCCAATCCAGCACCTGCCCAGGAAGAGGGTCTGCGGTCTTCCCTGACCCTCCAGACCACCGATCCCTCCTCAACTCCTGTGCGCCACAGCATCAATATCTCCCACGGTCTCTCTCCCCTCCTGCTGTCCCACTGCGTGTCGCTGGGCATGACCTCTGTGGCTGTGGATGTGCACTTCTACCCTTCGGCCCCAGGCCAGCAGGTGAACACAAGGCTGGAGCATGAACTGTCTGCACCCTCTGCTAGCCACAGTAAATAA